In Stenotrophomonas sp. 169, one DNA window encodes the following:
- the ftsX gene encoding permease-like cell division protein FtsX, with translation MSTDTSPSTERKANAPAAAPSRVGIWWQHHMHSIVFSLGRAFRKPWSTLLTVMVMALALALPLGLSIALDNLKHFTGSVQQSRDINLFLKAELDGATAEALATELRARDDVQAVQLRTPDEGLEELRENAGLGEAIDALQSNPLPSLLVVTPAAATDDARLARALGTLPQADLVQHDALWRTRLDAWLAFGARLVQVLSLVLGLGAVLVVGNTVRLDIQARREEIGVLQLLGASDGFIRRPFLYLGAWYGLGAGLVALGLIAGAGAALSGPLSQLSQSYASPFALKGLDLLHSSVVLLAIVLVGWLGAWLVTGHFLRQTRPTET, from the coding sequence ATGAGCACCGATACATCCCCCTCGACCGAGCGCAAGGCCAATGCGCCGGCGGCCGCTCCCTCGCGCGTCGGCATCTGGTGGCAGCACCACATGCACAGCATCGTCTTCAGCCTGGGCCGCGCCTTCCGCAAGCCGTGGTCGACGCTGCTCACCGTAATGGTGATGGCGCTGGCGCTGGCCCTGCCGCTCGGCCTGTCCATCGCCCTGGACAACCTCAAGCACTTCACCGGCAGCGTGCAGCAATCGCGCGACATCAATCTGTTCCTGAAAGCCGAGCTGGACGGTGCGACGGCCGAGGCGCTGGCCACGGAACTGCGTGCCCGCGATGACGTGCAGGCGGTGCAGTTGCGTACCCCTGACGAGGGGCTGGAAGAACTGCGCGAGAACGCCGGGCTCGGCGAAGCGATCGATGCGCTGCAGTCCAATCCCTTGCCCAGCCTGCTGGTGGTGACGCCGGCAGCGGCGACGGACGATGCCCGCCTGGCGCGTGCGTTGGGCACGCTGCCGCAGGCCGACCTGGTGCAGCATGACGCGCTCTGGCGCACGCGCCTGGATGCCTGGCTGGCCTTCGGCGCGCGGCTGGTGCAGGTGTTGTCCCTGGTGCTCGGACTTGGTGCGGTGCTGGTGGTCGGCAACACGGTGCGGTTGGATATCCAGGCGCGGCGCGAGGAGATCGGCGTGCTGCAGCTGCTCGGCGCCAGCGATGGCTTCATCCGCCGCCCCTTCCTGTATCTGGGGGCCTGGTACGGGTTGGGGGCGGGTCTGGTCGCGCTGGGCCTGATCGCCGGTGCCGGCGCGGCACTGTCCGGCCCGCTGTCCCAGCTGTCGCAGAGTTATGCCAGTCCGTTCGCGCTGAAGGGGCTGGACCTGCTGCATTCCTCGGTGGTGCTGCTGGCCATCGTGCTGGTCGGCTGGCTGGGGGCATGGCTGGTCACCGGACATTTCCTGCGCCAGACGCGCCCCACTGAAACCTGA
- the ung gene encoding uracil-DNA glycosylase: protein MNDVVLPSIQLEASWKAHVGDWLLQPQMRELSAFLRQRKAAGAAVFPPGPQIFAAFDATPFDATKVVILGQDPYHGRGQAHGLSFSVQPGVPVPPSLLNIYKEIERDLELPRPDHGCLLPWARQGVLLLNAVLTVEEGSAGAHQKRGWEGFTDHVVETLNRERDGLVFMLWGAYAQQKGKVIDTARHRVLKAPHPSPLSAHRGFIGCGHFSAANDYLQRRGQAPIDWSLPPASAMSAAVGG from the coding sequence ATGAACGACGTCGTACTCCCCTCCATCCAGCTGGAAGCGAGCTGGAAAGCGCACGTGGGCGATTGGTTGCTGCAGCCGCAGATGCGCGAACTGTCCGCCTTCCTGCGCCAGCGCAAGGCGGCAGGCGCCGCAGTCTTTCCGCCGGGCCCGCAGATCTTTGCCGCCTTCGACGCCACGCCATTCGATGCGACCAAGGTGGTGATCCTCGGCCAGGACCCGTACCACGGCCGTGGCCAGGCGCATGGCCTGAGCTTCTCGGTGCAGCCCGGCGTGCCGGTGCCGCCCTCGCTGCTCAACATCTACAAAGAGATCGAGCGCGACCTGGAACTGCCGCGGCCGGACCATGGCTGCCTGCTGCCGTGGGCCCGTCAGGGCGTGCTGCTGCTCAATGCGGTGTTGACGGTGGAAGAGGGCAGTGCCGGTGCGCATCAGAAGCGCGGCTGGGAAGGTTTTACCGACCATGTGGTGGAGACCTTGAACCGGGAGCGCGACGGTCTGGTGTTCATGCTCTGGGGCGCCTATGCGCAGCAGAAAGGCAAGGTCATCGACACCGCCCGTCACCGCGTCCTGAAAGCCCCGCATCCCTCGCCGCTGTCGGCGCACCGCGGCTTCATCGGCTGCGGGCATTTTTCCGCCGCCAACGACTATCTGCAGCGCCGGGGGCAGGCGCCGATCGACTGGTCGCTGCCACCGGCCAGCGCGATGAGTGCAGCCGTTGGCGGATGA
- a CDS encoding DUF11 domain-containing protein, which produces MKLPSLRLPALVLLTVLMVLGCLGRAHAQATTACTAGACVSAGPRLASVDSTQSPILNLLFGALLPGTTLNLTAADWNSLAGANINLNALITQLNGGVVVSDPSQVLNTAISLGTLRAAMVAVLQADNQALAANILNALPLGVAGATGTIRLGDLLEIALPTGSLTTVRLNVLDLLTGSVQLYNFRNVLTTPTPITVNTAALGLTGLANVRLWLQVVERPVYTCGPLGSAFHSAAIRVKLDLDLAQGLNTAALTGLLNNLNVLGLVKVSNANISASVLHLQVYADIARAEGSISAVNLVANAVTLQARPGLVNLYVGQISDATFFNRSTVLTESALTPATLTSLNVTVRITTLLNIPVADVSVPLAVSIRGFATATPGLQAASFTGPYPQTRTLAAGTVSAATMVSTLVNSLNIQVTSGTPVVTLLGALPLPLPINDLVSTLVSTLLQPIRTAVNTLVTPVLTTLLGGLVDNLLGLLGIRIGQAVFTVEGVTQACAATLQLVKELQPTSDTGRFNLAITYNGGTVGTANDVGNNGATAAVVTVPGGTYAMAETAAAGTTLERYASTWQCANQDGTVVSSGTGNSFTLQAPAVSAVPVALVCRIVNRTRRADLSITKTDGSGTYTPGGTATYTLVVTNGGPDAVTAAVVNDTLPNGATLSAAWTCSASAGSACAVASGGAVGDNSISVGVDLIDGGQATINVPVIFSSNPAAY; this is translated from the coding sequence GTGAAACTACCGTCATTACGCTTGCCCGCGCTGGTGTTGCTGACGGTGTTGATGGTGCTGGGTTGCCTGGGCCGCGCCCATGCCCAAGCGACCACGGCCTGTACCGCCGGTGCCTGCGTCAGCGCCGGCCCGCGGTTGGCATCGGTGGATTCCACCCAGAGCCCGATCCTCAACCTGCTGTTCGGCGCGCTGCTGCCGGGCACCACCCTCAACCTGACTGCCGCCGACTGGAACAGCCTGGCCGGTGCCAACATCAACCTCAATGCGCTGATCACCCAGCTCAACGGCGGCGTGGTCGTCAGCGACCCCAGCCAGGTGCTGAACACCGCGATCAGCCTCGGTACGTTGCGCGCCGCGATGGTGGCCGTGCTGCAGGCCGACAATCAGGCGCTGGCCGCCAATATCCTCAACGCGTTGCCACTCGGCGTAGCCGGTGCCACCGGCACGATCCGGCTGGGGGATCTGCTGGAGATCGCACTCCCCACCGGTTCGCTGACCACGGTCAGGCTCAACGTGCTCGACCTGCTCACCGGCAGCGTGCAGCTGTACAACTTCCGCAACGTGTTGACCACGCCGACGCCGATCACGGTGAACACCGCGGCGCTGGGGCTCACCGGCCTGGCCAACGTGCGCCTGTGGCTGCAGGTGGTGGAGCGCCCGGTCTATACCTGCGGGCCACTGGGCAGCGCGTTCCACAGTGCGGCGATCCGGGTGAAGCTGGACCTCGACCTGGCGCAGGGTCTGAACACGGCGGCGCTGACGGGGCTGCTCAACAACCTCAACGTGCTGGGCCTGGTCAAAGTATCCAACGCCAACATCAGTGCCAGCGTGCTGCACCTGCAGGTATACGCGGACATCGCCCGCGCCGAGGGCAGCATCTCAGCGGTCAACCTGGTGGCCAATGCGGTGACCCTGCAGGCGCGCCCGGGACTGGTGAACCTGTACGTCGGACAGATCAGCGATGCCACGTTCTTCAACCGGTCGACCGTGCTGACCGAAAGCGCGCTGACGCCAGCGACGCTTACCTCACTCAATGTCACCGTGCGCATCACCACGCTGCTCAACATTCCCGTCGCCGACGTATCGGTGCCGCTGGCCGTCAGCATCCGCGGCTTCGCCACGGCCACGCCCGGCCTGCAGGCGGCGAGTTTCACCGGCCCCTACCCACAGACGCGCACGCTCGCCGCCGGTACCGTCAGCGCGGCAACGATGGTGTCCACCCTGGTCAACTCGCTCAACATCCAGGTCACCAGCGGCACCCCGGTGGTGACATTACTGGGTGCGCTGCCGTTGCCGTTGCCGATCAACGACCTGGTCAGCACGCTGGTCAGCACCCTGCTGCAGCCGATCCGCACGGCGGTGAACACGCTGGTCACGCCGGTGTTGACGACCCTGCTGGGTGGACTGGTCGACAACCTGCTGGGCCTGCTCGGTATCCGCATCGGCCAGGCCGTGTTCACCGTGGAAGGGGTGACGCAGGCTTGCGCCGCCACGCTGCAGCTGGTGAAGGAACTGCAGCCCACCAGTGACACCGGCCGCTTCAACTTGGCCATCACCTACAACGGCGGCACGGTAGGCACGGCGAACGACGTCGGTAACAACGGGGCCACCGCTGCCGTGGTGACCGTGCCGGGCGGCACCTACGCAATGGCGGAAACCGCAGCGGCGGGCACCACCCTGGAGCGCTATGCCAGCACGTGGCAGTGCGCCAACCAGGACGGCACGGTCGTCAGCTCGGGCACCGGCAACAGCTTCACCCTGCAGGCGCCGGCCGTGAGCGCCGTGCCCGTCGCGCTGGTATGCCGCATCGTCAACCGCACGCGCCGAGCGGATCTATCGATCACCAAGACCGACGGCAGTGGCACGTACACGCCTGGTGGCACCGCGACGTACACCCTTGTGGTGACCAACGGCGGCCCCGACGCAGTGACCGCTGCGGTGGTCAACGACACCCTGCCCAACGGAGCGACCTTGAGCGCCGCCTGGACCTGCAGCGCCAGTGCGGGCAGCGCCTGCGCCGTGGCCAGTGGCGGGGCAGTGGGCGACAACAGCATCAGCGTCGGTGTCGATCTGATCGATGGCGGGCAGGCCACGATCAACGTCCCGGTGATCTTCAGCAGCAACCCCGCCGCGTACTGA
- a CDS encoding response regulator: MLKHALKHLHDDATRVMVVDGSRLVRKLIGDVLQRDLPGVQVVGCAGIEDARRALLEGPVNLVTTSLSLPDGDGLALAKMVRESAGQAYVPVIVVSGEAQVHLEQRRFTDYITDYFDKSLGHEALAAFIRGYVQPAIIPGATLLYVEDSRVVAEATKRMLERQQLNVLHVMTAEEAVTLLTAESLGRNQHRIDLVLTDVTLKGELSGRDLVERVRVDFGYSKRRLPVLVMTGDGNPLNQSVLLQAGANDLVLKPIEERLLVTKVLFQLRLSRLNPRSVM; the protein is encoded by the coding sequence ATGCTCAAGCACGCCCTCAAACACCTGCACGACGATGCCACCCGGGTCATGGTGGTCGACGGATCGCGGCTGGTCCGCAAGCTGATCGGTGACGTGCTGCAGCGCGACCTGCCCGGCGTGCAGGTGGTGGGCTGTGCCGGCATCGAAGACGCCCGCCGGGCCCTGCTGGAGGGACCGGTCAACCTGGTCACCACGTCCTTGTCGCTGCCCGATGGCGATGGCCTGGCGCTGGCGAAGATGGTGCGCGAATCCGCCGGCCAGGCGTACGTGCCGGTGATCGTGGTCTCCGGCGAAGCACAGGTACACCTGGAGCAGCGCCGTTTCACCGACTACATCACCGATTATTTCGACAAGTCGCTGGGCCACGAGGCGCTGGCCGCCTTCATCCGCGGCTATGTGCAACCGGCGATCATTCCCGGCGCCACGCTGTTGTACGTGGAAGACAGCCGGGTCGTGGCCGAGGCCACCAAGCGCATGCTGGAAAGGCAGCAGCTCAACGTGCTGCACGTGATGACCGCCGAAGAAGCGGTCACCCTGCTGACCGCCGAATCCCTCGGCCGCAACCAGCACCGGATCGATCTGGTGCTGACCGATGTCACCTTGAAGGGCGAGCTCAGTGGCCGCGACCTGGTGGAGCGCGTGCGCGTGGATTTCGGTTACAGCAAGCGCCGGCTGCCGGTGCTGGTGATGACCGGGGATGGCAATCCACTCAACCAGAGCGTGCTGTTGCAGGCTGGTGCGAACGACCTGGTGCTTAAGCCCATCGAAGAACGCCTGCTGGTGACGAAGGTATTGTTCCAGTTGCGGCTGTCCCGACTGAACCCCCGATCGGTAATGTAA